TATTGATAAACATGCATAGATTATCAGTAGctcccgctctgataccatgtcaaaAACAGTGCTAATCTACACTTGGAGCCTCAAGCTCGACAAATCCTCTAATGGAGGAAGCTtctagagagaagaagaagagagcATTTTGGATAAAATGAGTGTGTGTGTTCATTAGAAAATCCTCTAGAAGACTATATACAAAGCTATACAAAGCTCCACTAACTCCACTAACTAACTTTTAACTTACCAATAGGCCGCTGCCACGTTACCTCTAACTAACCAATCTGCTAACTAACTATCAGCTAACAAACTATTAAGAGACTATCACTAACAACTAACAATACAAATCATAATAAAAAGTGCCTTTAAAGATAAAATGAGAATGATGGAATTAACGTATTTCCACATAAAGGATGTCAATATTTTTAAAACGAATTTAAAAGGAAATAATAACAAATAAGATGAAACataaataaaaatctatttttttttaactttaatCGGGGGAACTAAAGGGAACGTTGGAGCTCACAAAAATGAATAAGATAACATGTTTCGAATACAAAAtacttttatatttattttcttctttattaGAGTTTTTTGCATAATTAGGCTCAAACTGCAATGGCAATTCTTGCTTGACTTTTCTCCATCAGACATAAAAAAGATGATAGTCATAGTTGCTGACCATGTAAGAAGAACGTATAATTGAGcatattgtttaccctaaaagcagataacaattgaatttatatgtggttttaaggacacgtgattttactTGGCATAAACTGAGAAAATATATAAACTGATATTGAAATTAactgtaaagaaaaataaaagcaaaccaaATGAGATATGTAGCTTAGATCCTTGAACCAAATGAAGTAGCAAAAGAAATACAAGCGAAGTAACAGAGTATTGAGAACCTTGAGAAGAGATTATTACATTGCTTTTTTGTTTACTGCATGAGATCCCCTTTACAAATgattagaccccctttatatagtaggggagtcctactcttgatacaattctaaatatAGTAAGGACTCTCATGATgggctaattaatcggcctcttcTTGATACATATCGTGATTTCCGTCGAGATTCTTTCCCTAATTGCGGCTGTAACGGCTTTTTGTTCCTTGGCTTGATCTTGACCCTGGACGATCTTGATCTTGGCTGATCtcaatcttgatcggtctctgggtcttcgAGTTCGATCTTGACTGACCTCGATCTTAATCGGTCTCTAGATCTCGAACTCGGCAGCATATTCTTCGTACCAtggctcgatattataatgatgaACCTCgaaccatcatgttccaatctcgattaatcaTATGAAGGGCAAAACTCAGTTTTGACTGtgtacaaatagtcccctcatttctcggaaagaagatgatgagaaacgatatgaattttcgAACCCCGACTTGGTGGATGATGATGTCAGCGACGAGCCCGATTGTGACGTATGCGATAAACGTCCCATCAgtacagttaccaaggcattaaatgcgcgtcagttGATGGTTAGCCATTACCagtattgaaccgtcattgtgaAAACAATAAATAGCTCCTTTCTTCATCATtccaaacttttatttttgaaactTTTCCATTTCTATCTTCATAGtttttcaccttctccaaagcttcCTATTTTCAGATTTTCAAATTTTGTTGCTTGTTCttcttaaaacaccaaatacttcaatcTTCATTCTCCTTTGTTCACAAAAACTAAATAGCAAAAACATCTAAAATCATTTTGCAGAAAGAGGTTTCTTCTTCATGTCGGCCGGCCGACGAGAAACCAGTGATGGAGCCACGCCCTGAGGAACTTATTCCTAGGGTGTGTGTTATTgattctgattttaaggtcgagaaaaCCTCATCGGTTGCTGGTcgatgtgagccggtatcgagatatatatgctcgatacccaaAAGTCTTCTTGATCtggtgaagaaagattgcaattgggaaaaCAAAGAAGTTGTGATGTCGGCACCGGAGGAAgtgatcactacccacgtggaagggtattTGAATGTTTACACTTATTTTTTCAtgttgggtcccctcgatccgaTCATCGTGGTATTtctgcaagaaataccaggtgaccctcggccaaattcacccttctttctggaggattgtgATATTGCTCTGTTTCTTTGTGAGTAAAAACGATGGGttccctttcaccctcgaccacctcgtaagattataCAACCCTCGAATCTATCGAGGTGGGTTGATAAAGCTTCAACGCTGGGCCACCAAGGTGTTcatctcgagtatagatgaagataaagatcggggctggatgggccggttcatcCGGGTGAAGACCTTggacctaatcccggccgagagCATGCTATTTCCTGATAAATGGAATATGAAATGTAAGTATGATCCCGTTTTTAATTTTCGTTCGCTGAttttacttcttcatcctttCTCGTCAGCATTTTTCTCGAAGCAGCCGTTGCTTGGATGCCGGGCGTGGTTCCCCACCTCGAGAAGTGGGTGAGGAGCCTGGTTTCGACGTCAACATACTCCGAGCGCGCGTGGCGccatttgtcaaagggccggtgggaagCTCTTACTCATGGTAGGCCTTCTTCTTGGATTACCGATTTTTCTATCGTTCGAGCATTTTCTCAAGCATGAATTTACTTACTTTCTTCTTTTGTAGGTCTCGAAAAGGATACGGCTATCAGACCCCCGTCTGGTGATGAAGATGTTTTATTGCCTGTCTCGAAACCGGTGAAAGAGCATAAAAGAAAAAGGACCTCGGACTCCGAGCGTCAAAAACCTAAGAAGAGAACAGCCCATAAGCCCAAGGGGAACATAATCCCACTGACTATGGAGTTAGTCCAAAGgctaagggaagaagaagaagaagaagaagaagaagaagaagaagaagaagaagaagaagaagaagaagatgaagaaaaagatgaTAATTCCGGGCTAGTGGCCTGTGCGCGAGCTAGCACCAAGTTTCAGAGAGCTTCGAAACCGGTGTGAGCTAATATTGCTCCGTCTAGGACTAACGAAGTCGAGAAGGAGGCTTTGGCCCAAGTCCCCGATCCAAGAGGAAACGAAGATGCTTTACCTTAGGGCAAAGAGACCCTTGAGGGGGCGGTGGATGCCGTTGATGAAACTGGGCTCGAGGCTTCCCCAGATGGAGGCGGTGCCCCAAAAGACCCTCTTGGGGTAATAGATATCGGGGATTCTCCcttgtttcctttattttctGACTCGATGATACGTGAAGCTCAGGCCGTGGAGGCCTGTCACGAGGAAGGAGCCCGTGGAGAGGAAAATCCTTTATGTAGTTATTTTGTTAGAGTAGAAGGTGTCACCGGTCTGAGTAACTTGGCGGTTTCGAAGAAGAGCTCGGGCGAGGTGGGAGCACCTTGTTTTTTCAACGAAGCCCAACATGCCCTAAACCGAGTAAGTACATGTTTACTTTGCCGATGTTAATTTTCATACTTGtgcttttatttttatataattccTTCCTTCTATTTTTGTATGCTTCTGCAATCTATCATGAAGCTTTCTTCCGAtcccggggggggggggagggggagctGAACCGGTATGAAGTCGAAAATCAaaggcttactgaggagagaaatgccttcaagcttctcaaTGAGCAGAGGGAAGATGAAGCAAAAGGACTTCGGGCTGAGCTAGGAGCAGATCGGGAAGAACAAACTGATATGGCCGAGCAAGTAAAAAGAATATTTAAAGTTAATATCATTGACTCAGACGCGATGGCTAATAGTTCGATCCCACAGATCCAGCAAAAGTTTGATGTGATCAGGCAACTTCGTGTTGAAATGGACGCAGTGAAGGCGGAGGCCGAGGAGTGGAAAAAAAACATGGACCGCCCTGCCTCAAAAAAGAAGGCTTCCCGAGCTCAACTGGCCTCGGCTGAGACCCAGCTCCGAGGCTTAAAAGAGAAGGCCTTGGCGCAAGTCAAGGAAATCGAGGATTTTCAATCTCGGTTAGGCTCAGTAACTTTTGATCGAGAGAGACTGGCCTCAGAACTTGTAGCGGCCAAATCAGAGGTCGAAATAGCCACGGGAAATGCTGATGCAATAGTGGCCGTCTACCggtccgatgctgaagctgctcaggtttgAGCGAAGGAGGTTGCCGAAGCTGCTCAGGCTCGGGCAAACtaggttgccgagcatgctaaataCTAGTTTCGAAGGGAGACTCtcaaggagatccatgctcgtttCTTCGGTCTTACAGCTGatatcaagaatgctaaggatCTCGAAGTCGAAGCCAGAGTGTTGGCTTTTCCTGATGATGAGGATACCGGGAGTATGAGCTGATCTGAAAGCGAAGGTGGCCTCGAGGGCGAAGATGCTGCTCCCGAagaggactaagtcctttaggaTTAGTATGTTTTGTGTTTCTTTTATGACCGTTtcggtcttttgtagagaaactTGATCGGGCTATgctgcccttgtaaatgatttttgacgtatataaaaaactttcttcctttctgtCTTATAGgattatgaagttgtattctaagatCCGAGGTTTAAACAATTTGATTGGAACCGAATTAGTATAGCCCATAgactttatggttgagtgagtgcttgctcgaactcgaagtaaggtaacccttaggttttttatttgagcgaggacGGTCTTTCGAACTCAAGacaaaaaatagcccttaggctttatggtcgagtgagtgcttgctagaactcgaagtaaagtaacccttaggcttttgtaaaaatgattgtttatggatttgtccccttttcggcttgaaagaACCCCACTTTAGGGATcaagtagcccatgccttcgcatgaaatagggaattgtttgagagttcaaataattttgtactcattagagtttttgaGGCTTCGGTGTTTATCGAAGCCTTTTACGAT
This region of Nicotiana tomentosiformis chromosome 4, ASM39032v3, whole genome shotgun sequence genomic DNA includes:
- the LOC138909623 gene encoding vicilin-like seed storage protein At2g18540 gives rise to the protein MEPRPEELIPRVCVIDSDFKVEKTSSVAGRCLEKDTAIRPPSGDEDVLLPVSKPVKEHKRKRTSDSERQKPKKRTAHKPKGNIIPLTMELVQRLREEEEEEEEEEEEEEEEEEEEDEEKDDNSGLVACARASTKFQRASKPREDEAKGLRAELGADREEQTDMAEQVKRIFKVNIIDSDAMANSSIPQIQQKFDVIRQLRVEMDAVKAEAEEWKKNMDRPASKKKASRAQLASAETQLRGLKEKALAQVKEIEDFQSRLGSVTFDRERLASELVAAKSEVEIATGNADAIVAVYRSDAEAAQV